In one Candidatus Hepatincola sp. Av genomic region, the following are encoded:
- a CDS encoding helix-turn-helix transcriptional regulator, producing the protein MLKQTFSERLKSVMRQKNISPTELEKMSGVTRQAITYILNNNLNKSKLSLKLALALNVSHDWLAEGVDDKSFISINEIFVFHDIYLLMSYLVSNNVSTITEKSVTHNIKLKENDFVFNSSDSNIYYYCSRNQTIKSKKYLELDVQKNKIIIVEKLTSTPFCFPIVEVKEILVN; encoded by the coding sequence ATGCTTAAACAAACTTTTTCTGAACGCCTAAAAAGTGTTATGAGGCAAAAAAATATTAGTCCTACAGAATTAGAAAAAATGTCTGGAGTGACTCGCCAAGCTATTACTTATATACTTAACAACAATTTAAATAAATCTAAACTGTCTTTAAAACTAGCTTTAGCTTTAAATGTTAGTCATGATTGGTTAGCAGAGGGTGTAGATGATAAAAGTTTCATTAGTATAAATGAAATATTTGTTTTTCATGATATTTATTTATTAATGAGTTATTTAGTAAGTAATAATGTATCTACAATTACTGAGAAATCTGTTACACATAATATAAAGTTAAAAGAAAATGACTTTGTGTTTAATAGTAGTGATTCGAATATTTATTATTACTGTTCACGTAATCAAACAATTAAATCTAAGAAGTATTTAGAGTTAGATGTGCAAAAGAATAAAATTATAATTGTAGAAAAACTAACTTCTACACCATTTTGTTTCCCAATAGTAGAGGTTAAAGAAATTTTGGTTAATTAA
- the uvsE gene encoding UV DNA damage endonuclease, with protein sequence MLTNIQNKILYKIDEFKCSHKLFVTLTSLKLEHNRVKVYYKFKCKFTKVQKFDLSNLSLQNLEFNQQDQILLYRIQGVYIYLHTYGKIAEMNHFLESINDELQA encoded by the coding sequence GTGTTAACAAATATACAAAACAAAATACTATATAAAATTGATGAATTTAAATGTTCACATAAACTTTTTGTAACTCTAACTTCATTAAAACTTGAGCATAATAGAGTAAAAGTATATTACAAATTCAAATGTAAATTTACCAAAGTGCAAAAATTTGACTTAAGTAACTTATCTCTACAAAATTTAGAATTTAACCAGCAAGATCAAATTCTACTTTATAGAATACAAGGAGTATATATTTATTTACACACTTATGGAAAAATTGCAGAGATGAACCATTTTCTAGAGAGTATTAATGATGAATTACAAGCTTAA
- a CDS encoding ATP-grasp domain-containing protein gives MNKKIAIIVDPFSSGALYANLFKKQEIKCVALLSNFPNQDAFRSSIIEKDFDEILKEEDFNFYSLVKYIKSLNPITILPGCELGVFLSEKLINKIIPEFKNTTNLINARVNKWDMYNAISNNNLANIKQIATNNINEALLWIGRTNLINKDLVLKPTQSLRTNGVTKVTKIQDFQNAFYQLISDRNIAGFKNKQVLIQEYTKGPEYIIDSFSYEGIHSIANICKYKKIDNGNFMAVYDNMIWVNHTDSVVNELILYAKSVLNTLGVKFGASHMEIILSNEGPKLVEVGMRPHGGGHANFSRVATGDSQIDRAVNYFSSYGKNTPDNFYKLQINFMIVFLIAKKIATIKNLFILDEIKKLDSFFSSYIQLKEGEIVYPTKDLSNSLDLGFIALCHKNSKQIEQDYKKIRLLEKQIFI, from the coding sequence ATGAATAAAAAAATAGCCATTATTGTAGACCCTTTTTCTTCTGGAGCTTTATATGCCAACTTGTTTAAAAAACAAGAAATAAAATGTGTAGCTTTGTTATCAAACTTTCCAAATCAAGATGCATTCAGATCGTCTATAATAGAAAAAGATTTTGATGAAATATTAAAAGAAGAAGATTTTAATTTTTACTCTTTAGTAAAGTATATTAAAAGTTTAAATCCTATAACTATTTTACCAGGTTGTGAGTTAGGTGTTTTCTTATCAGAAAAATTAATTAATAAAATTATTCCAGAGTTTAAAAACACAACGAATCTAATTAATGCAAGGGTTAACAAGTGGGATATGTATAATGCAATCTCTAATAATAATTTAGCTAATATTAAACAAATTGCCACAAATAATATTAACGAAGCTTTATTATGGATAGGAAGAACAAATTTAATAAATAAAGACCTAGTGTTAAAGCCAACACAATCCTTAAGAACAAATGGAGTCACAAAAGTTACTAAAATACAAGATTTTCAAAATGCTTTTTACCAATTAATATCGGATAGAAACATCGCTGGATTTAAAAACAAACAAGTTTTAATACAAGAGTATACTAAAGGACCAGAGTATATTATAGATAGTTTTAGTTATGAAGGTATACATTCCATAGCTAACATATGTAAATACAAAAAAATTGATAATGGTAATTTTATGGCTGTTTATGATAATATGATATGGGTTAATCATACAGATTCAGTAGTAAATGAGCTAATTCTCTACGCTAAGAGTGTACTAAATACATTAGGGGTTAAGTTTGGAGCTTCACATATGGAGATTATATTAAGTAATGAAGGTCCAAAATTAGTAGAAGTTGGCATGAGACCACATGGAGGAGGACATGCAAACTTTTCTAGGGTGGCAACAGGAGACAGTCAAATAGACAGAGCGGTTAATTATTTTAGTTCATATGGTAAAAACACACCGGATAATTTTTACAAATTACAAATAAATTTTATGATAGTTTTCCTTATTGCTAAAAAAATAGCTACCATCAAAAACTTATTTATTTTAGACGAAATAAAAAAATTAGATAGTTTCTTTTCTTCATATATACAACTTAAAGAAGGAGAGATAGTTTACCCAACTAAAGATTTAAGCAATAGCTTAGATCTAGGATTTATTGCTCTTTGCCACAAAAACTCTAAGCAAATTGAGCAAGATTATAAAAAAATACGTTTACTTGAAAAACAAATTTTTATTTAA
- a CDS encoding helix-turn-helix transcriptional regulator produces the protein MSSQNNIFKNNNIYKEAVLNFVDSTLFNDTHDRYEEKLFCRKIKPQLLEKLDFSSPLKINGISSFSALYANRVLFAMNDTDFLYLPEDNETLNFDDFTEFYNPARVGSAYIAMPYLENYLFSFLKDEIIISDNWDLKLVEKYFSDYANDIKNIKTSETAEAIRTSKNPKNSAKELLIQLAPDFLIESSPMARYTPGSYGNISSALFKVIIDELGYGDFSKKHSTLFKDTLQSVGLSRTPHKYWQYYLNGSLLLANYYNMITRVKRNIFKYIGAIYLAETTFITSCKIWMDVLKEALPGIDTLYFSEHCHIDHHHSKTVLNEIVLPTIVKYGNQAANEIVRGFEEAKLIGEIADKDFIEQIAWKDNADKNIKLFKNIFEKVKKEALKGNVKTQKFLEPKGELSITHSHDQDELCYIRSGQMEFLNGFEKSTILKSSEGIIINKNRLHGAIIQSSNCEYEIYTIENINKWL, from the coding sequence ATGTCATCTCAAAACAACATATTTAAAAATAACAATATTTATAAAGAGGCTGTATTAAATTTTGTTGACAGTACTTTATTTAATGATACTCATGATAGATATGAAGAAAAATTATTTTGTAGAAAAATTAAACCTCAATTATTAGAAAAACTTGATTTTAGCTCTCCTTTAAAAATAAATGGTATCTCTTCCTTTAGTGCTCTTTATGCGAATAGAGTTTTATTTGCTATGAATGACACAGATTTTTTATATTTACCTGAAGATAATGAAACATTAAATTTTGATGATTTTACAGAGTTTTACAATCCAGCAAGAGTTGGAAGTGCATATATCGCAATGCCTTATTTAGAGAATTATTTGTTTTCATTTCTAAAAGATGAAATTATTATATCAGATAACTGGGATTTGAAATTAGTTGAAAAATATTTTTCTGATTATGCTAATGATATTAAAAATATAAAAACAAGTGAAACAGCCGAAGCAATTAGAACTTCAAAAAATCCTAAAAACTCAGCAAAAGAATTATTAATTCAATTAGCTCCTGATTTTTTAATTGAATCTAGCCCTATGGCTAGATATACTCCTGGATCCTATGGTAATATCTCATCTGCTCTTTTTAAAGTTATAATAGATGAGCTTGGATACGGAGATTTTAGTAAAAAACATTCTACTTTATTTAAAGATACTCTTCAATCTGTTGGTTTATCAAGAACTCCACATAAGTATTGGCAATACTACTTAAATGGTAGTTTATTATTAGCTAATTATTACAATATGATTACTCGTGTAAAAAGAAATATTTTTAAATATATAGGAGCCATTTATCTAGCAGAAACTACTTTTATTACTAGTTGTAAAATTTGGATGGATGTTTTAAAAGAAGCCTTGCCAGGAATTGATACACTTTATTTTAGTGAGCATTGTCATATAGATCATCACCATAGTAAAACAGTACTTAATGAGATTGTATTACCTACTATTGTAAAATATGGAAATCAAGCAGCTAATGAAATAGTTAGAGGTTTTGAAGAAGCTAAGCTTATAGGAGAAATTGCAGACAAAGATTTTATAGAACAAATAGCATGGAAAGATAATGCAGATAAAAATATTAAACTATTTAAAAATATATTTGAAAAAGTAAAAAAAGAAGCATTAAAAGGGAATGTAAAAACTCAAAAGTTTTTAGAACCTAAAGGTGAGTTATCGATAACCCACTCACATGACCAAGATGAACTATGCTATATTAGATCTGGACAAATGGAATTTTTAAATGGTTTTGAAAAATCTACTATACTAAAGTCTTCTGAAGGAATTATTATTAATAAGAATAGATTACATGGTGCTATAATCCAATCTAGTAATTGTGAATATGAGATTTACACTATTGAGAATATTAACAAATGGCTATAA
- the rfbD gene encoding UDP-galactopyranose mutase has translation MQYDYLIVGAGFAGTVLARLVAEKHNAKVCIIDKRSHIAGNAFDCYNSDGILIHQYGPHIFHTNHKKVWDFLSLYTAWHYFQHYVLTFIDGKLLPMPININTINQLYGTNYNVFTIHEFFNKVKVNKKNIKTSEDIIISRIGVELFEKFFKNYTKKQWGVYPAALDKSVTARIPIRENFDNRYFTDVYQGMPLHGYTKLFENILKHPNITVKLKTDFFKIKDSLLYKKLVYCGALDEFFNYKHGKLPYRSLDFQFKTYNQEKYQNAPVVNYPNDYDFTRITEYKYLTNQKHAKTTVSFEFSKSEGEPYYPIPTSENFNIVAKYQEEVSKLKDTLFIGRLAEYKYYNMDNVILRAIEEFEKIKV, from the coding sequence CGTATTGGCACGTTTAGTTGCTGAAAAACATAATGCTAAGGTGTGCATTATAGATAAACGCTCTCATATTGCTGGCAATGCCTTTGATTGTTACAATTCAGATGGAATTTTAATTCATCAATATGGCCCTCATATTTTTCATACTAACCATAAAAAAGTATGGGATTTTTTATCTTTATATACTGCTTGGCATTATTTTCAACATTATGTATTAACTTTTATAGATGGCAAGCTACTGCCAATGCCTATTAATATTAATACTATTAACCAACTATATGGTACTAACTACAACGTTTTTACTATTCATGAGTTTTTTAATAAAGTTAAAGTTAATAAAAAAAATATTAAAACTTCAGAAGATATTATTATTTCTAGAATTGGAGTTGAGCTTTTTGAAAAATTTTTTAAAAACTATACCAAAAAGCAGTGGGGAGTTTATCCTGCAGCACTAGATAAGTCTGTGACTGCCCGTATTCCTATTAGAGAAAATTTTGATAACCGTTATTTTACAGATGTATATCAAGGAATGCCTTTACATGGTTATACAAAATTATTTGAGAATATCTTAAAACATCCAAATATTACAGTGAAACTAAAAACGGATTTCTTTAAAATTAAAGACTCCTTGTTATATAAAAAATTAGTTTACTGTGGAGCCTTAGATGAATTCTTTAATTATAAACATGGTAAATTACCTTATCGTTCATTAGATTTCCAATTTAAAACTTATAATCAGGAAAAATATCAAAATGCTCCTGTAGTTAATTACCCCAATGATTATGATTTTACTAGAATTACAGAATACAAATATTTAACTAACCAAAAGCATGCTAAAACTACGGTATCATTTGAGTTTTCAAAAAGTGAAGGGGAGCCATATTACCCTATTCCAACCTCTGAAAATTTTAACATTGTAGCCAAGTACCAAGAAGAAGTTAGTAAATTAAAAGATACTTTATTTATAGGAAGATTAGCTGAATATAAATATTATAATATGGATAATGTAATTCTAAGAGCCATAGAAGAATTTGAAAAAATTAAGGTTTAA
- the ogt gene encoding Methylated-DNA--protein-cysteine methyltransferase has translation MTFNNPHYIGVNTTKILCKPNCKDLTKVAESHKIVFATLAEAHTKNFIKCSKCFHKSSKILRDNLLRAEFKSIMDTPIGQLTFLFHHNNLSQILFDNDKDLLAKTKHIPLNNNYPSFQIVENIFTKYFKKEKVDFTNIPIKITGTSFQQQVFQGLSHIKYGEAISYKSFSEKYFKLSQLRAVSSQIGKNPLPIIFPCHRVIGSNNSLTGFFGGLDKKQKLLALEGNINTWK, from the coding sequence ATGACTTTTAACAATCCACATTATATAGGCGTAAACACTACGAAAATACTTTGTAAACCTAACTGTAAAGATTTAACTAAAGTTGCGGAATCCCATAAAATAGTATTTGCTACTTTAGCAGAAGCACATACTAAGAATTTCATCAAATGTAGTAAATGCTTTCACAAGTCCTCAAAAATACTAAGGGATAACTTATTAAGGGCAGAGTTTAAAAGTATTATGGATACTCCCATTGGTCAGTTAACATTCTTGTTTCATCATAACAATTTAAGCCAAATTTTATTTGATAATGATAAAGATTTACTAGCAAAAACTAAACATATCCCACTTAATAATAACTATCCCTCTTTTCAAATTGTAGAAAATATTTTTACTAAATATTTTAAAAAAGAAAAGGTAGACTTTACTAACATTCCCATAAAAATAACTGGCACCAGTTTTCAACAACAAGTTTTTCAAGGGCTTTCTCATATAAAATATGGGGAGGCTATTAGCTATAAAAGTTTTAGTGAGAAATATTTTAAACTTTCACAACTAAGGGCTGTATCTTCCCAAATAGGTAAGAATCCATTACCTATTATCTTTCCTTGCCATAGAGTTATTGGCTCTAATAATTCACTAACAGGGTTTTTCGGTGGTCTTGATAAAAAACAAAAGCTATTAGCACTAGAGGGTAACATCAACACTTGGAAGTAA
- a CDS encoding Protein methyltransferase: MKDLKRTFPSWHYAMLSDKKRNEQIKYSIKSINLIGKSVFEIGSGAGLVALLFAKYGAKKVLTCEENQQLFEITKLLIKENGYEHIITVINKNSKDVIEQGLLDFQPDIIFTETLDCGVIGEGYYSISQDISKIKTENTIILPHIINQFGFLVSSESMQSLNYIAHNTLSFDLSLINQYSTKNYFPIRLKNYDYKKLSHDISIKNYKYIPEQSDIKSIKFRALQDSFCHGLVSYFEAYFGNYTVTNHISEGNHWHQAFHPLKVPVFLTKDQKYELKINKNLEIKII, translated from the coding sequence ATGAAAGACCTTAAAAGAACTTTTCCATCTTGGCATTATGCAATGCTTTCAGACAAAAAAAGAAATGAACAGATTAAATACTCAATAAAATCAATAAACTTAATAGGTAAAAGTGTATTTGAAATTGGTTCTGGTGCAGGGTTAGTTGCTTTATTATTTGCAAAATATGGAGCGAAAAAAGTTTTAACCTGTGAAGAAAATCAACAACTATTTGAGATAACTAAATTATTAATTAAAGAAAATGGATACGAACATATAATAACAGTTATCAATAAAAACTCAAAAGATGTTATTGAACAAGGATTATTGGATTTTCAACCAGATATAATTTTTACAGAAACTTTAGATTGTGGGGTTATTGGAGAAGGCTATTATTCAATATCTCAGGATATATCAAAAATAAAAACAGAAAACACTATTATTTTACCACATATAATTAATCAATTTGGATTTTTAGTTAGCAGTGAAAGTATGCAATCTTTAAACTATATTGCACACAATACACTTTCTTTTGATTTATCCTTAATAAACCAATATAGCACCAAAAATTATTTCCCTATTCGTTTAAAAAATTATGATTATAAAAAACTATCACATGACATAAGTATTAAAAATTATAAATATATTCCTGAGCAAAGTGATATAAAATCTATTAAATTTAGAGCCTTACAAGATAGTTTTTGCCATGGTCTAGTTTCTTATTTTGAGGCTTATTTTGGTAATTATACTGTTACTAACCATATCTCTGAAGGCAACCATTGGCATCAAGCTTTCCACCCATTAAAAGTTCCAGTATTTCTAACAAAAGACCAAAAGTATGAATTAAAAATTAATAAAAATTTAGAAATAAAAATAATATAA
- a CDS encoding Transmembrane secretion effector → MDKIEKSNFYKLWAGQSIGLIGIQITTVSLPIFAIEVLHASNSMASLLRFAILFPQLLLALIAGVIVDIFNRKNMMLACDMCQGIIYFIIFILSYTNLISFSVLVFCIFISGIFSTFFQVAYSSFIPDIITKQNDIKAANSKLYISESMALILGPMISGLVISYIGFSSFFIVNAFTYFVSFAFVVFIRNYISHKARHKEELKNINLKKIYTDILEGLIFVRKNPYIEPIVSCGFIYCFSKSIFSIVLILYLYQKMVLSPVLIGVIIGAPSIGLVLGSIIATSLSKYFNDAFTLVLGATMTGIGIFLISIMGYFELVYLMIVFGIFHGIGEGIFAPLSFAIRQIHSPANMIGRITAVQRTFVYGAFPLGSLAASILLLYVDLSTTLIIGGVGALLCVIPLTRRAILQDVKSLLHKP, encoded by the coding sequence ATGGACAAAATAGAAAAAAGTAATTTTTATAAGCTTTGGGCTGGACAAAGTATAGGTTTAATTGGAATACAAATTACAACTGTTTCCCTACCTATTTTTGCTATTGAAGTTTTACATGCTTCAAACTCTATGGCAAGTTTACTTAGATTTGCTATTTTATTTCCACAATTACTATTAGCTTTAATTGCTGGAGTAATAGTAGATATATTTAACCGTAAAAATATGATGCTAGCTTGTGATATGTGTCAGGGTATTATTTATTTTATTATCTTTATACTTAGTTATACCAATTTAATATCATTTAGCGTTTTAGTATTTTGTATATTTATTAGTGGTATCTTTAGTACTTTTTTCCAAGTTGCTTATAGTTCCTTTATTCCTGATATAATAACAAAACAAAATGATATAAAAGCTGCAAATTCAAAGCTTTATATATCCGAATCTATGGCATTAATATTAGGACCTATGATTAGTGGATTGGTTATTTCTTATATCGGTTTTTCTTCATTTTTTATTGTTAATGCTTTTACTTATTTCGTATCTTTTGCTTTTGTGGTTTTTATAAGGAATTATATCTCTCATAAGGCTAGACATAAAGAAGAATTAAAAAACATTAATTTAAAAAAAATATATACTGATATTTTGGAAGGGTTAATTTTTGTACGAAAAAATCCATATATTGAACCAATTGTTTCTTGTGGTTTTATTTATTGTTTTTCTAAAAGCATTTTTAGTATCGTTTTAATATTATACTTATACCAAAAAATGGTTTTATCTCCTGTATTAATAGGAGTTATTATAGGTGCTCCTTCTATAGGTTTAGTTTTAGGAAGCATAATCGCAACTTCTTTATCAAAGTACTTTAATGATGCCTTTACATTAGTATTAGGAGCTACTATGACAGGTATAGGGATTTTTTTAATATCAATAATGGGATATTTTGAGTTAGTTTATTTAATGATAGTATTTGGAATCTTTCATGGTATTGGTGAAGGAATATTTGCTCCATTATCTTTTGCAATTAGACAAATACATTCTCCAGCTAATATGATAGGTAGAATTACTGCAGTTCAACGTACATTTGTTTATGGAGCATTCCCTTTAGGGAGTTTAGCGGCTTCTATATTACTACTATATGTTGATTTATCAACTACTCTTATTATAGGAGGAGTTGGGGCTTTATTATGTGTTATTCCCCTTACTAGAAGAGCAATCCTGCAAGATGTTAAATCTTTATTACACAAACCTTAA
- the alkA gene encoding DNA-3-methyladenine glycosylase 2: protein MNSTMFYSIELPLPKSYQFNYWLSCNEKRAITNIEQVIGSSYYRRSWFNKDVFCKISFKDNNCIVELHGIKLNQEEEKWLLQKITVMLGFEVNYKTINNHFQFIEGFKEIYNNDLCIPIQKSWGIYEAIIRAIMSQLVTTKAANTMLNNFFNLLLQTKKDINNFKHYFVLSPQLLDISKLKSITCFSKQKQRAIVEVTNIFLETPTLEDKIFTYEEIQELLLPIKGIGKWTCASVALRNTVDNNIFIENDYSINKWLQKHNLNVDNIKNKVQPYSSYFSNYIWFLLEQHS, encoded by the coding sequence ATGAATTCCACAATGTTTTATTCAATAGAACTACCTTTACCGAAGAGCTACCAATTTAATTATTGGCTATCCTGTAATGAAAAAAGAGCTATTACTAATATAGAACAAGTCATAGGTAGTTCCTATTACCGTAGGTCGTGGTTTAATAAAGATGTTTTTTGTAAAATTAGTTTTAAGGATAATAATTGTATAGTTGAACTACATGGAATTAAGCTAAACCAAGAAGAAGAAAAATGGTTACTTCAAAAAATTACCGTTATGTTAGGTTTTGAGGTTAATTACAAAACTATTAATAATCATTTTCAGTTTATAGAAGGCTTTAAAGAAATTTATAATAATGATTTATGTATACCTATACAAAAATCTTGGGGTATTTATGAGGCAATTATTAGAGCAATTATGTCCCAGCTTGTAACTACTAAAGCTGCCAATACTATGCTTAATAACTTCTTTAATTTGTTATTGCAAACTAAAAAAGATATAAATAATTTTAAACACTATTTTGTGTTAAGCCCACAGCTACTTGATATAAGTAAGTTAAAATCTATTACTTGTTTTAGCAAACAAAAACAAAGGGCTATAGTAGAGGTTACTAATATATTTTTAGAAACTCCAACCTTAGAAGATAAAATTTTTACTTATGAGGAAATTCAAGAGTTATTATTACCTATTAAAGGTATTGGTAAGTGGACTTGTGCTAGTGTGGCTTTGCGTAATACTGTAGATAATAACATTTTTATAGAAAATGATTATTCTATAAATAAATGGTTGCAAAAACATAACTTAAATGTTGATAATATTAAAAATAAAGTACAGCCTTATTCATCTTACTTTTCTAATTACATTTGGTTTTTGTTAGAGCAACATTCTTAG
- the entS gene encoding Enterobactin exporter EntS, with product MLINRNYTLLFIAQFITVLGNWLLLVAVPIYIFQTTGSSFMMSVAYAIEILATVFIMPFGGVFSDLINRHKILYGGDFISCLIALILVICLWFKPTSILLLLPLLFILAAIGSVQHPAFQGKVPEIVNKNQLGNANSYFAFINQFMSMLGPLIGVTIISFLGVINAIIVDAFSYLVSAIILLFIQYEYIKQATVINLAKIFSDLKKGWQYTFAHPLMGSATIMFTVYCISLGLIQGSIYFFLLHVLSFSNSQLGIVLAVRGLGAVIGALLTPKVNKYFAKGRFMLWCIILSAIGVSLHMATKNLIAISLLGGFCMFCEGMIAVTMFTLRHHTVPQNMLGKVVGISRPMSWATIPLGAVIGGYYIGINYYIVFIIAVISQLAAFAVGFFSPLNQSDKEIYKS from the coding sequence ATGCTCATCAATCGTAACTATACTCTATTATTTATAGCCCAATTTATTACAGTTTTAGGTAACTGGTTATTACTTGTGGCGGTTCCCATTTATATTTTTCAAACTACAGGTTCATCTTTCATGATGTCTGTTGCTTATGCCATTGAGATTTTAGCCACTGTCTTTATCATGCCATTTGGTGGTGTTTTTTCCGACCTAATCAACCGCCACAAAATACTCTATGGTGGTGACTTCATTAGCTGTTTGATTGCTCTTATACTTGTAATTTGCTTATGGTTTAAGCCAACTTCTATCCTTTTATTGCTACCACTATTATTTATCCTTGCTGCCATAGGATCTGTACAACATCCAGCTTTTCAAGGCAAGGTACCTGAAATTGTAAATAAAAACCAACTAGGTAATGCCAATTCTTACTTTGCTTTTATTAATCAATTTATGAGTATGCTAGGTCCTTTAATTGGAGTTACCATTATTAGTTTTTTAGGAGTTATTAATGCCATTATTGTTGATGCTTTTAGCTATTTAGTTTCTGCAATTATTTTACTTTTTATACAGTATGAATATATTAAACAAGCTACCGTTATTAATCTTGCTAAAATATTTAGTGATTTAAAAAAGGGCTGGCAATATACTTTCGCCCACCCTCTTATGGGTTCTGCTACCATTATGTTTACCGTTTACTGTATTTCTTTAGGCTTAATTCAAGGAAGTATTTATTTTTTTCTGTTGCATGTTTTATCTTTTTCCAATAGTCAATTAGGGATTGTTCTAGCGGTTAGAGGTTTAGGAGCAGTGATTGGAGCTTTATTAACTCCTAAAGTAAATAAATACTTTGCGAAAGGACGCTTTATGTTGTGGTGTATTATCTTAAGTGCTATAGGAGTTAGCTTGCATATGGCAACTAAAAACCTAATTGCCATATCTTTATTAGGAGGTTTTTGTATGTTCTGTGAAGGTATGATTGCCGTTACCATGTTTACCTTAAGGCACCACACTGTTCCCCAAAATATGCTAGGTAAAGTTGTGGGTATTAGCCGTCCTATGAGCTGGGCAACCATTCCCCTTGGAGCTGTAATTGGTGGCTATTACATTGGCATCAATTATTATATTGTCTTTATTATTGCGGTGATATCACAATTAGCAGCTTTTGCCGTTGGTTTCTTCTCACCTCTTAATCAAAGTGATAAGGAGATATATAAAAGCTAA